Within Topomyia yanbarensis strain Yona2022 chromosome 2, ASM3024719v1, whole genome shotgun sequence, the genomic segment ATGGACAGCACGGGTGGTTAGACAGGTGAACAGACAGATCCAGCGTTTAACCGAGCTCCTTCCTACTTTCACCAGCAACGGTCTGAAAAAATCAATACCGGTGTAGGTGAATGGTCGAGTAAACGAGGACAAGCGGGCCAAAGGCAGCGGCGCCATTCGCGGAACCTTCGGAGTCGCCTTCTTCACTTTGCACCACTGACAGACGGTCGCAGCTTGCTTCACCACTCTCCTTAGTTGGAAGATGCTGTAGAACTGCCGAATCTCGTTCACTACCGTTTCAGAATTACCATGACGAAAGGTACGATGGAAATCATCTACAATTAGCGTCGTCACCGGATGTTTTCTTGGGAGAATCACCGGGAACCTAGCATCAAATGATGTATGCGGCGCAGCTCCAATTCTTCCACCGACGCGTAGCACGCCACACTCATCGACTGTTGGTGTCAACTGATACAAACTGCTCGATTTAGGTAATTCTGCTTGTCCTCTCGAAACTGCAACCATCTCATCTGGGTACTCCTGCCATTGCGCAATCCACACAAGCGTGTTCTTCGCCTTCTTCAGTTCCTCTTGAGTAAGATGCAGCAATTCCGGCGTCTCTCCTCGACATCTACACCTACAATTGCCCAAGAAACGGTGTACGTATGCAACTGCGCCTAGCAATCGTCTCTACCTAGAGAATCTAGAAAAATCTATCACAACCTCCGGAATAGTTGACCCCTGGATCAGGAAGCAGGGTCTCAGTTCCTCTTCAGGCACCTTTGAAGGTTTCGGTTGCTTCGGCCAATTCTCCTCGGCAAGCCGAAGAAATTCAGGACCTTTAAACCACTCGTCGGTTGCTTCCGGACACGGATTCTTACCCCACTTTGTTGCTGCATCTGCAGGGTTTAGCTTACTGGGGACCCAGTGCCATTCTGAGAGATCTGTTGTTGTCAATATCTCCCCTACTCGGCATGCTACGTACTGCGTGTACCGACGATGATCGGCGCGTAACCAGGCCAACACTGTGGCGGAATCACTCCACAGAAAACGCTGCTTCACCTTCACGCTGTGATTCTCCTGAACAAACGACACTAAACGGCTGCCCAGAACTGCTGCTTGTAGCTCCATGCGAGGAATCGAGAGTGGCTTCAGCGGTGCAACCTTCGTTTTGGCCGCGACTATCGAGCACTCTGCTTTGCCCTCCGTGTTGATCACTCTGAAGTACGCTACGGCGGAGAAAGCGACTTCANNNNNNNNNNNNNNNNNNNNNNNNNNNNNNNNNNNNNNNNNNNNNNNNNNNNNNNNNNNNNNNNNNNNNNNNNNNNNNNNNNNNNNNNNNNNNNNNNNNNNNNNNNNNNNNNNNNNNNNNNNNNNNNNNNNNNNNNNNNNNNNNNNNNNNNNNNNNNNNNNNNNNNNNNNNNNNNNNNNNNNNNNNNNNNNNNNNNNNNNNNNNNNNNNNNNNNNNNNNNNNNNNNNNNNNNNNNNNNNNNNNNNNNNNNNNNNNNNNNNNNNNNNNNNNNNNNNNNNNNNNNNNNNNNNNNNNNNNNNNNNNNNNNNNNNNNNNNNNNNNNNNNNNNNNNNNNNNNNNNNNNNNNNNNNNNNNNNNNNNNNNNNNNNNNNNNNNNNNNNNNNNNNNNNNNNNNNNNNNNNNNNNNNNNNNNNNNNNNNNNNNNNNNNNNNNNNNNNNNNNNNNNNNNNNNNNNNNNNNNNNNNNNNNNNNNNNNNNNNNNNNNNNNNNNNNNNNNNNNNACTTCACTTGCATCGACGAAAACGTGCAATTGAAGATGATCATACACCTGCACATTCGCTTCCTTGAAGTAGCACCGTGGGATCCGCAGGCCTCTGATTTTAGGGAACAGACCGGTCCACCTGACCCAACGATCGAATATTTCTTCAGTTACCTGTTCATTCCACTGCAATCCTGCTCGCCATACATCCTGAAGGAGAATCTTTCCATGAACGAGAGACACACTCAGCAATCCCAGTGGATCGAATACGCCCATTAGGCATTTTAGCATCTGGCGTTTGGTTGGCCGCTTACCGTTATCTATCACCAGTTGTATCTCCTCTTTAATTTCCATCGAGAACAGCAACTCATCCTCTGAAGTCTGCCAGAGCATGCCCAACACGCGATCGCCTCTGTCCGCTGCGTTCAAGCATAGGCTTTTGCTAGGGTTAGCGGACGCCTCTTTCAGTCCACGAAGAACTCCAGCACTGTTCGATACCCAGGTCCTAAGATGAAATCCTCCTTTCTGGTGAATAGTTGCAATTTCCCGCGACACTCGCTCGGCTTCTTCGTCATTCTCGAAGCTATCGAGATAATCATCCACATAGTGGCTTTTCAGAATTCCCTCTACTGCTCGTGGGAAACGGTCTGAGAATTCTTCCGCGTTTTTATTTTTAACGTACTGCGCTGACGCCGGTGAACACGTGGATCCAAATGTTGCCACATCCATAATGTAGGTTTCTACCGGTTTTGTTGGGTCATTCCGGAATAAGAAACGTTGAGAATGACGGTCCGGCTCGCGGATCAACAGCTGGTGGAACATTTCTCGTATATCTGCAGACACTCCTACTTTATATTGCCGGAACCGCGACAGAACTGCTGGAAGCGATGTAAGTTGATCCGGTCCTTTAAGCAGCATAGAGTTCAGAGATATTCCATCCACCTTTGCTGCTGCGTCCCATACCAGTCGAACTTTACCTGGTTTCCGGGGATTTGTCACTGCTCCTAGCGGCAGGTACCACGCGCGTTTTGGGTCTGCTCGTTCTAATTCTGCTTTCGTAGCACAATGCGCATATCCTTTCTGCTGGTACTCCGCTATCTGGTTCTTCAGATTTGCAGCCAGCTCTGGATCTCTCATCATCTTGCGCTCCAGACACTCAAACCTCTTGAATGCCATATTGTAGCTATCCGGAAGTTCGATGTCGTCGTAGCGCCACAGTAGACCTGTTTCGAACTGGTCACCTACTCGTCTCGTCGACTGCTCCATGATGCTCCTAGCCCGCTTGTCCTCGTCGGATTCCAGAACTATCGACGGCTTCATTCCTGCATCTTccattgaaaaatattccttCACCGCAATATGTAAGTCCTGGTCGCTGGCGCACTTACAGGCATGGTAATTCAGTGAATGCGTTCCCTCCTTACCACTACCGCCGAAGATGCACCATCCTAGTCTGGTTTTCACTGCAACTGGATCGCTCTTCTTGCCTTCCTTCACTTGCAGCGGGACAGTGAGGTTCACGTTGTTAACGCCTATCAACAGACGGGGAACAGCATTTGCGTAACTGACAATCGGTAAACCTTGGAGGTAACGATAACGTTGCGCCAGTTCACCGCAATCTAAACTCTGTTCCGGCAAAGTAAGCTCCTTTACAGTACGGATATCATCAATAGTGAATTGTTTTGCGCTGCTAGCTCCTCTGATCGTAATTCGAACTTGTTTCGAATCCGATTCGACACGGGTGACGTTCCCTGTCCACTTCAGGCACAAAGGTGTTGTCCTACCGTCGATTCCCAGTTGCTCTACTAGGTCGTTCTCGATCAGCGATAGATCCGAGCCATCATCCAGAAAAGCGAAAGTTTCGATGGTAGCTCGCGGCCCTGAGATGGCGACTGGTATAATACGGAATAGAAGAGCCTGCTTGCTTTGCCGATGCATGTGATTCTGTACTGTAGACGATCCTTGGGTAGGACGACTAATGGAATTAACTCGATCAGAATGCAGGAGCGGATGATGACGATACTGACATCCCTCGATCACACACCGTGTTGCGTTTCTACAGCTTCTCCTTCCATGCGCATTAAGGCAGCTCCGACACAGCCCGTTATTTTGCGCAAACTTCCACCGGTTATCTACGGTATACGCTTTAAACGCAGAGCACGCCGATACTCGGTGCCCTGGTTTCTTGCAGCACGCACACACCCGTTCCTTCTCGCGCACTGTCTCCTGAAATGACTCCGCTTCGCTCGTGTGTGTATTCACAGCTCCCTTCTGCCTAGGCTTCTGCTGATAGCCGCCGTCCTCGCCAACGTACATTGTTACTCTGCTAACGGCAGTGACGACCCTGAGCATGAAGTCCCCGAACACTTTAAGGTTGACCACCGCATGCTGCTGTATATGATCCGCCCATTGCATCTTAGTGTGCGCAGGCAGTTTCCCCACTAACTCCATCAGCAACGTGGGGTTGGATAGGTGGTCTTGTTGTCCAGCGGCTTCCAGGTGATCACAGAGACTACGCACAGCTATACCGAAGTCGATGACTGTCTCCAATCTTTCCGCTTTCGGCGCCGGAACACTGCGCACTTTCTGTAGTAGAGCACTGATTAACAATTCAGGTCGTCCATACAACAAACGAAGGGTATCAATTACATGCGGCACTGATTCAGGAAGCAACAATCTACTTTTGACAGATTCATACGCGGGTCCTTTCAGACAACGTTGAAGACGCGCGAGATTTTCGGCGCTATTATATCCACACGCTAACGAGCTATTCATGAAGGTGCTAATGAATATTGGCCAGTCAGCTGGGTTGCCCGAAAACGTAGGTAGATCGCGGGGCATCACTTGACGCGCGGATAACTGCGAGGGGGAGGGAGTAAATTGATCAATAATCGGTAGTCCCAGCGGAGGGGGAACTGTTCCGATAGATAGCACCGGGTTTATTAGCGACGGGCCAGAAATCGGCGTACCCGCGGGTGGGGgaacgaatccatgaataattgGATTTGCCGGTGGCGGTAAGCCAACATTCGTTCCGGACAATGGAACGGGTTTTGTTTCGATTGGAAACACATTCGCTCCCAACGACGGAATCGTGGCCGTTGATGCCATCGTTCCAAATTGTTTGATAATTTGTTGGAGGGAGTGTTCGAATTTTGATGGTACAGGTGGATTAATAATTGGATCACAAAGTGGCTTACCTTCACGTGCTACGGGGGGCACTTGGGGTTCGACATTACCTCTTGTGTTGACTACCTCATGTTGTACCAAAGTTGATTTGGGGAACGCGCCGGTGTATTGCTGCTGTTCCCGCTTAGAAAGACTCTGAAGGTTGAATGGTTTTACTGTTGAATTCAACGGTGGTTTGTAGAAACTGAACCCATGGTGTTGTCTTCCTTGCTGCACTGTTGTATCTGTAGCCGGTTTTTCCGAAGTAGGCATATTGATGTTAGCTGTAGCGTGCTGGTACGAATTGCTTCGCTCCGAGTCCTTCGGGATGCGTGAGTTCTGATTCAGAGAGGCTGCTGTAAAGTCTGCCGATTTACCCACCGGCGGAAGACCATATGCGCCTTCACCCTGATCAGTGCATTGCTGCTTCCACTGCTTTACCCTTTCTAGACTCGTCCTTCTGCTGACCCTGCTTCGGTTGCTAGCCATCTCATCCATTTCGTTCTGCTCCGCTTCCAGGATTGCATACTTCTCGACGAGATGACGTTTCTCCATCGCTTGTTGCTCTTCCAACAGCTTCATTTTCAACGACAAACGTGCTGCCTTAGCGCTGGATACCGTTGTTCGGGAGCAAACACTCAGCGGCAAACAGTGGGCGCAGGTCCACGGCCGATCAGCAACCGATGCAGTCACTTCCGCACATGACATATGCCACCATCCATCGCATTGATCGCATTGAACGCAATCGTCACTTGTCTCCGGACGATCGCAGCAAACGCAGCtggaagatttatttttctctGGGGTTTTATCATCCGTGGGGTTATCCATTGGATCCATGTCCGACTCCATTGAAAATGTGTCGAAAATTCTTAAAGTTTCGTTCCGAGTACAAAGGAGGCTCTTGGCCGATTCTTTTTAGCCGTTCACAAACTCGGTGATTGGTGTGAGACAGCTTTAAGctgaaattaattttattagaaTCAACCGTGTACATTTTTAATGATACCTACAATTTTCGGTCTCGAACCACAATCGCTTTAAAGTCAACGTGGATTTCGTCCGTACTAGCTGACCTGTGATTTTAGATTTAGGTTAggtataatattttagaaatttagttttaagctcTGTACCTTACTGTGATAATAGTGATTACCTATGTGTATAATAACTGAACTCAACGTGTATATATAAGTAGGTTTTAACTGCACTGACTATAATTTTACcgtaacaaattgaattttaagATAATTTTTCTCCTCCTGTTCACGATGCCTTACTCAGCGCTTTTTTGAGAATGACAGCTCTCCTCCCGCCGTCGGGTCACGTCATTGTCCACGGATGACGTTTCAACCGTATGACAGTACTGTTCAGCAACAGTTACACCACCAAGAGCAGTGTTGGCAGTAACACGTtccttgccaatcaaacacaaatattgaggttacagcgattgcaaaatagaatcaagcgattaattttaaaatgtaacagatacacttcttctagtttcatgctaaatgcattacaatggctctctgtgaagcaaagaattcaTTACTTGACTATGgtgttattttttaaaattattaatggaatgctgcctcgatatttgtgtgatcgaattgaaagaggaagtgatgtgcataggtacaacactaggaacgcgtctgatgcaagaacacctaactttttatttagtagatcacagaactccttgttgtacaaaggaataagttttttcaattcgatgcctagacatattaaacgtgcggcaacattggcggagttcaaaacactatgtatttcacacgtaaaatctgctttgtagacagattttttgaatttttatattttggagttatttgaataactatgtaataacacgaagattgtattttttctcttctattatttgcatttaatcACACTAAggtattatattcgctatgattatgatggatttttgttacttgtttattatagtttttaaaaataatgagatgtctacagaagtctgagccacgcgcgcgataaGCAGATAGAGcataacttgaaatcgaacatggtgaccagtactaagagctcatcgggttgaattgaagcttttagacttttttgTGATcggggtctgatttgatgatgaaGATGCTTTGCTGGCTTAGCTCGACAATAGAGTCAAcctcggttattgctgcgatagcgacaataacggagttggttcgTTGAGTGGGGGCTTGGTAACTTCTTCTGATATaacaagatatcgggttcaattcctgatcaatccagggtattcccggaaaggaatatccctgtattgccttgggttagtggtacgcaactttcaataaaggggcctgatgtcaggcccgtagccaggattttgtttcgggaggggctaaaAGTATGcaatttttaaagtgtttgCGATTTGAGATGACCGAAGATTTtgcaaaccaaaatgaggtGCATGAGACAACAAACCGAATTTTCATCACAAAAGTTCGTGTTCGTAAATGCAGTTACTCTCCAATTCGATGTACATCGCGATCGATGACACAATTTGCGTAAAAAATAACTTCAGTTTTCTtcgtaaacaagaatatttCAGCGGGCCAATCTAAAGGCATTTCAGAGTAATTtccaaaagaataaaatgaatttttttttcttgcgacCGATTTACAGGTGTGGTAAAACTGGCATTGAATTCTACTTTTCACAACTGATGCAACAGAACTATTTACATTCCCATTACGAGAATAAATCTTgtatttttgtcgtgactaacgacttgcctttcaatataggggacccttttcaaaatttcggaagaaaaatgatgtaagattttgaacgcttatatcttttgttgtactgaatggatttaatcaatttcttcggcattttgtcgaaaatatttgtaccaattttgttttaaattttggaatatgtaggacattcattatcaacggaaaaatagtgttttgaaaaatctttcgaaaacgacttggaaaagtgaaaattttcagctcatcccgcacagagccgtcaaaatggtgcagcaaatgaacaataaaataatgaaaagtttatatataggtccactacatgtttgttcctatgattattcgtattgggttgcttgacgagagccgttggtgggggaaagccggcatattagttttggttaagccattagaagccggacggaaaggaaaggctcatgcacgccacgagaacgagcgagaaagcgatagtagtgcatattagcgaaagcgttacgtacattttgaaccttaataacttttcttctactaaacggattgccaatcttgtttcataaatcgggaggaaaacgttcaacgcttgctagcgatacgttgtttgctatataaaatttgtttaaatagttcaaaaactactttaaatgagaatcaacattaatgataaaacctataaataggggtgtcgcagcttttctcaaagccagacgtgtgtaagacgcagtgcataacagacgtgcgtggtcgtgagaagctgcatcggacgaccaatcaaatcggctaccaccggagagaagaaaaactttggtggcggtgagaaggccaaaagccaaaggctaagaaacgcagtcacggaaaaggcggtagtaacttcCACTAAAATTGCCACCAAaatatcgaaggctgcaaagcgtactcattcggagtgagctgcgaaaggggaaagatgtatgtacgcagtaaaaacaatcgtagGCAagatttgaattgtttcaaaagattctcgtcttgtatcaacatagtcatctacaaaccgtccttattgggacgaatgcaaaatggaaaaagaattgaattagaaagtttcttttattaactagtactaagtttgcgcttgttaattctgtacttttaccagtgaatcataataaaatgtttttctaatctacaaacccgaaggtttttgcaaatccttccaagaaaatcagtgaatgtcgcaactttgccactaagcgaaagctacaccaaaacaaatgatgaaaatattttcatttgtctgcattgtaaagtcaataaataggaacgccttgatgcgaagcgtgctcattcggagtgagctgcgaaaggagaaagatgtatgtacactagactgcccagaaaaataatgaatttttgaaaacacaatcggcccacccctgagtcgattcctagtcccaccaggattacttgctccaaatttgaagcaaatcgaataagtctagctaccggaccaacgtgcttgaagtttgtatgggatttttcgacaatttacatggagaaaaccctcttgctcacattttcgccgctaggtggcactgtatacatcagattatcaccaaaagtgaaacttaagaagataattctattgtctataactttgttgaagactgcaaagcgatccgactcgaataggaaaagttattaaacttttaacgaagtgatgtctgagtcagttttgcatggggcctagcagtgcatgatagtgtatcagtactaggttctaacaaactaaacatttttgtggattaatggttatatttagctgaatagtatgttcggaagaattgcagtacataatacgagctatgctttggttagaaaattttagttcaatctgtgaccgcatagatggcgccatcactaacttttcaacagagagagatagaatatcgaaatgtttggaagaattactgcaatattcttgttctacaactttgtagaagacacctaatttctatctctcttcgttgaaaagttagtgttggcgccatctatgcggtcagatgtggaactacaattttctaaccaaaacataactcgtattatgtactacaattcttccgaacatactatttagctagatctaaccattattccataaaaatgtttagtttgttagaacctagtactgatacactaccatgcactgctaggccccatgcactgctaggccccatgcaaaactgactcagacatcacttcgttaaaagtttaataacttttcctattggagtcggatcgctttgcagtcttcaacaaagttgtaaataataaaattgtcttctaaagtttcacttttggtgataatctgatgtatacagtgccacctagcggcgaaaatgtgagcaagagggttttctccatgtaaattgtcgaaaaatcccatacaaacttcaagcacgttggtccggtagctagacttgttcgatttggctcaaatttggagtagacactcctggtgggactaggaatcgactcaggggtgggccgatgggggtcatttttttctgtcactctaatgtacacagtaaaaacaatcgtcggcaagatttgaattgtttcaaaagattcttgtcttgtatcaacatggttgtgatgtgatgtgatattAAGCCACCATCAACTCAAGGTTTTTCCAATGGATGCGGGTAGACTTACGGTAGCCCCGAAATAGTTTATCGTGAAACCTTCGCATTATTGCTGTTAATGAAGGGAAATCAAAAGGTTTGGGCGGGTCCGTAAGCCGAAGCGCTTACTCGCACCCGTTGGTAATAAAGTGTCCCTTCCAACAATAATACTCTAgtcaaaaggtaaaaaatttagCTATACCTGCTTTacccacctgatggtttgttttgagaagggtTCGTCAAACTCATATCAGACCTTTTGAAGAAAACAAGTTTTCTTCAAGTGACTTAGGCTGGCTATCCACGTTCCTTTGTCCAGTCCTCAATTTATATGATACCCTGGTGCTCCCAGCTCCTCCCAGTGCATTAAATTTATTGTATAAGATGTAATATAGCATAGTAGACAAATAGCTCAATATCGATAAATATAATGGATATTTTGTTCATAcctgattgaaaaaaataataaaacctgtaatataatataacataatataatataatataatataatataatataatataatataatataatataatataatataatataatataatataatataatataatataatataatataatataatataatataatataatataatataatataatataatataatataatataatataatataatataatataatataatataatataatataatataatataatataatataatataatataatataatataatataatataatataatataatataatataatataatataatataatataatataatataatataatataatataatataatataatataatataatataatataatataatataatataatataatataatataatataatataatataatataggccgcggaaatgaaaaccgcgtaaaatgaaaaatgtgcgtaaatgaaaaccacgtaaatTAAAGAATACGCGTTGATagaaaacctgagtgtataataTAACTCagaataatataatataaaataatgcaatataatacgatataacataatataatataacataatataaCACAACATAATACAATATAACATAgtgtaatataatataatataataaaacAGAGGATCTCATTCCAATGATAAACGGTAACTGTTTGAGTAATGCAATGGTGATGGTGAGATGATGAACAA encodes:
- the LOC131680146 gene encoding uncharacterized protein LOC131680146 — protein: MDPMDNPTDDKTPEKNKSSSCVCCDRPETSDDCVQCDQCDGWWHMSCAEVTASVADRPWTCAHCLPLSVCSRTTVSSAKAARLSLKMKLLEEQQAMEKRHLVEKYAILEAEQNEMDEMASNRSRVSRRTSLERVKQWKQQCTDQGEGAYGLPPVGKSADFTAASLNQNSRIPKDSERSNSYQHATANINMPTSEKPATDTTVQQGRQHHGFSFYKPPLNSTVKPFNLQSLSKREQQQYTGAFPKSTLVQHEVVNTRGNVEPQVPPVAREGKPLCDPIINPPVPSKFEHSLQQIIKQFGTMASTATIPSLGANVFPIETKPVPLSGTNVGLPPPANPIIHGFVPPPAGTPISGPSLINPVLSIGTVPPPLGLPIIDQFTPSPSQLSARQVMPRDLPTFSGNPADWPIFISTFMNSSLACGYNSAENLARLQRCLKGPAYESVKSRLLLPESVPHVIDTLRLLYGRPELLISALLQKVRSVPAPKAERLETVIDFGIAVRSLCDHLEAAGQQDHLSNPTLLMELVGKLPAHTKMQWADHIQQHAVVNLKVFGDFMLRVVTAVSRVTMYVGEDGGYQQKPRQKGAVNTHTSEAESFQETVREKERVCACCKKPGHRVSACSAFKAYTVDNRWKFAQNNGLCRSCLNAHGRRSCRNATRCVIEGCQYRHHPLLHSDRVNSISRPTQGSSTVQNHMHRQSKQALLFRIIPVAISGPRATIETFAFLDDGSDLSLIENDLVEQLGIDGRTTPLCLKWTGNVTRVESDSKQVRITIRGASSAKQFTIDDIRTVKELTLPEQSLDCGELAQRYRYLQGLPIVSYANAVPRLLIGVNNVNLTVPLQVKEGKKSDPVAVKTRLGWCIFGGSGKEGTHSLNYHACKCASDQDLHIAVKEYFSMEDAGMKPSIVLESDEDKRARSIMEQSTRRVGDQFETGLLWRYDDIELPDSYNMAFKRFECLERKMMRDPELAANLKNQIAEYQQKGYAHCATKAELERADPKRAWYLPLGAVTNPRKPGKVRLVWDAAAKVDGISLNSMLLKGPDQLTSLPAVLSRFRQYKVGVSADIREMFHQLLIREPDRHSQRFLFRNDPTKPVETYIMDVATFGSTCSPASAQYVKNKNAEEFSDRFPRAVEGILKSHYVDDYLDSFENDEEAERVSREIATIHQKGGFHLRTWVSNSAGVLRGLKEASANPSKSLCLNAADRGDRVLGMLWQTSEDELLFSMEIKEEIQLVIDNGKRPTKRQMLKCLMGVFDPLGLLSVSLVHGKILLQDVWRAGLQWNEQVTEEIFDRWVRWTGLFPKIRGLRIPRCYFKEANVQVYDHLQLHVFVDATYFRVINTEGKAECSIVAAKTKVAPLKPLSIPRMELQAAVLGSRLVSFVQENHSVKVKQRFLWSDSATVLAWLRADHRRYTQYVACRVGEILTTTDLSEWHWVPSKLNPADAATKWGKNPCPEATDEWFKGPEFLRLAEENWPKQPKPSKVPEEELRPCFLIQGSTIPEVVIDFSRFSRCRCRGETPELLHLTQEELKKAKNTLVWIAQWQEYPDEMVAVSRGQAELPKSSSLYQLTPTVDECGVLRVGGRIGAAPHTSFDARFPVILPRKHPVTTLIVDDFHRTFRHGNSETVVNEIRQFYSIFQLRRVVKQAATVCQWCKVKKATPKVPRMAPLPLARLSSFTRPFTYTGIDFFRPLLVKVGRSSVKRWICLFTCLTTRAVHVEVAHSLSTPSCIKCIRRFICRRGAPVEIYSDNGTNFQGAERLLRKELENVHGELAATFTNASTKWVFIPPAAPHMGGAWERMVRSIKSAMEAAYNNDRKLDDEGLVTLAVEAEGIVNSRPLTYLPLDAAEVEALTPNHFLLGSSTGVRQPAVPFSDPVSAVKNSWNQIQRQLDVFWKRWIREYLPMLTKRMKWFGEVKPVAVGDLVLIADEVRRNGWTRGKIKDVVIAEDGRVRQAIVQTARGILRRPVSKLAVLEVELDGKTGTSGQCYGGENVTANTALGGVTVAEQYCHTVETSSVDNDVTRRREESCHSQKSAESASTDEIHVDFKAIVVRDRKL